The Gemmatimonadaceae bacterium DNA segment ATCGCGTTGCGCCGAAAGACGCGGGCATCGCGCGCGGTGAACAGCGAGCCGAAGGTGTGCGGCCAGAGATAGAAGCCGAGCGCGGTGAGGAGCGTCGTGCTGGCGAACCAGGTGCGTGAGAGTCCCGTATCGCCGAGCGTGAGAAAGGTGGGGCGCTCGGTCACGAGACGCTCGAGCATCGGCGCGATGCCACCATGCAGCCGCGCCGGGAGCGCGATGCCCAGTCCGATGACGCTGACCAGCACCAGCATGTCTTTGAGCGCGGCCGTGAGCGCGGAGCCGCGGACACCGGCGAGCATCACATAGAGCACCACCAGGGTGAGCCCGATGACGATCGCGGTGGACGCGCCGATGGCGCCGTAGCTCGTCTCCGCGACGATGATGCCCAGCCCCTTGAGCTGCAGCACCAGATACGCGACGAGGGCCGCGCTTCCCACGAGGGCCACGACATGGCCGAGCAGTGGACTGTCGTACGCGCGCGCGAAGTACTCCGGCTGCGTCAGCACACGCCAGCGCGTACCGCGCTCCCAGATTGCGGGGAGCAGAAAGTACGAGCTCAGGTACGCCACCGTGGGGTACGCGAGGATGTAGAACGCCGGCGCGCCGCGGCCGTAGGCCCACCCGCTCCCCCCGAGGAAGGTGAAGGTGGTGTAGATCTCGCCGGCCATGAGCACGAACACGAGCACGGCGCCGAACCCGCGGCTGCCGACCGTCCACTCTTCGAGGCTCGTGGCGCCACGGGCACGCCAGGCAATGCCGAAGGCCAGCAGCAGGGTGGCTGCCAGAATGCCGAGTGCCACCGCCGCCGGCGTCATGCGGCTAGTGACCGCGCTCCGCGCGCCCGTCCAACCAGCCGATGATCCCCATCGTGACGGACGCGAGCAGTACCCACGCCACGATCCAGGCGAGCAGGAAGGGCATCCCCGCGAGCTTGGGTTCCACGCGATCGGCAATCCACGGTGCGCCGAGGAGTGCGGCCGCCGGAATCAGCGCCAACAAGCGATGCCAGCGCACGCTCAGGCGGTCTGCAGCAGGTCCAGCGTGGCTGCCGCGAGATAGCGCAGCCCGATGGCGAGCGAGCGCTCGTCGATCTGGAACCTGGGATGATGATGCGGATGCACGATGCCCCCCGCCACGTTGCCCGCGCCCACAAAGGCAAAGACGCCCGGCGCCTTCTGCTGATAGGCGGAGAAATCTTCGCCGCCCATCGTCGGGCGAAGCTCGACCAACGTGTCGCTGGCGAAGGTGCGGCGCACCACGTCACTGAGGCGCGCGGCCAGGGCGACGTCGTTCACGACCGGGCGATAGCCGTGCTCATAGGTGAAGTCGTACGTCGCCCCGAAGGCGCTCGTGACGCCGGCGATGACGCGCTCCATCTGCGCCGGCACCGTCGTGCGGAGCGTTGCGTCGAAGGTGCGCACGGTGCCCGCGAGGTAGGCGCTGTTCGGAATGACGTTCATCGCGGTCCCGGCAATGAACTGCGTGACGCTCAGCACGACCGGATCGAGCGGATCGACGCCGCGGGAGA contains these protein-coding regions:
- a CDS encoding sodium:solute symporter; protein product: MTPAAVALGILAATLLLAFGIAWRARGATSLEEWTVGSRGFGAVLVFVLMAGEIYTTFTFLGGSGWAYGRGAPAFYILAYPTVAYLSSYFLLPAIWERGTRWRVLTQPEYFARAYDSPLLGHVVALVGSAALVAYLVLQLKGLGIIVAETSYGAIGASTAIVIGLTLVVLYVMLAGVRGSALTAALKDMLVLVSVIGLGIALPARLHGGIAPMLERLVTERPTFLTLGDTGLSRTWFASTTLLTALGFYLWPHTFGSLFTARDARVFRRNAMIMPLYQVVLLFVFFVGFAATLSMPGLSGTDADLALLRITRREYGPWIVGIVGAAGALTALVPASIILTTTATVLARLRQARAGDATQGMRTARLMVPVVAAIALAFTFRGGSTIVALLLMAYSLVTQLAPALFASLWFPGRISASGAIAGILLGECVVAFVTLTNVDLATFFPLWPRWITDTNIGFLALLVNTATMMLVSAGSAKSAHSARSLN
- a CDS encoding DUF3311 domain-containing protein; translated protein: MRWHRLLALIPAAALLGAPWIADRVEPKLAGMPFLLAWIVAWVLLASVTMGIIGWLDGRAERGH